A stretch of Tripterygium wilfordii isolate XIE 37 chromosome 11, ASM1340144v1, whole genome shotgun sequence DNA encodes these proteins:
- the LOC120009472 gene encoding uncharacterized protein LOC120009472: MLGRRSQGRNLIDYDPEIEKTLAQLRREAKARGTIANLENPEIEHGENALARVAAAPAIDPVRRPMKNSFVPQNLEQPSSIAFQPNFQGNVTFPPNLLNAVPHFRGTSSDDPYLHIREFFELCKTQHVQGLTPEEVRLLLFPFSLKDNAKLWFNSLAPGSITTWEQMATKFLKKFFPEQKTKKLRREIQTWQQKDGDLFYEAWDDFKQLLLKCPHHNLSQDDQVQAFYEGLDANNTNIVDSACGGVLMEKSSEEAFDLFEILSENSQQFSSRGKQGLKLPRGVYEVHTNAEKQPQLLAMEKKIDMLVKAFSTQNIGPIQQTIPVEVCAICSQTSHTTEMCPMSSFSEQEHVNYAGQGGFHPNNNPFSNTYNPGWRNHLNFSWGGQNQNQNQNKQYNQNAQQVPTESKKPSLEEQMALLALNTNNFMQKVTKQNIKYDQQFSNTQASIQKLEVQVGQIAKQLSEREPGRLPSQAEINPKDKEQLNAITTRSGITVGYIEKDEEKDEKEQETGRQQELKEENQTKAAIPLKVEKSEPHVSFPSRLVNEKKTEQMRKVMDIFRKVEINIPLLDAIQQIPSYAKFLKDVCTSKRKLAPYEKVMLSEQCSAVLNKKLPPKLKDPGSFSIPCIVGQLSFEKAFLDLGASINLMPYSVFMQLGLEKELQPTSITLQLADRSIKFPRGIIEDVLVQVDKFLLVATGENLTAMGVES, from the coding sequence ATGCTCGGACGTCGATCTCAAGGTCGAAATTTAATTGACTACGATCCGGAAATTGAGAAGACTCTTGCACAATTGAGAAGGGAAGCAAAAGCGAGAGGAACTATAGCGAATTTAGAGAATCCAGAGATTGAGCATGGtgagaatgctcttgctagAGTTGCAGCTGCTCCTGCTATTGACCCAGTTAGAAGGCCAATGAAGAACTCCTTTGTGCCGCAGAATTTGGAACAACCGTCCAGTATTGCATTTCAACCAAACTTTCAGGGCAATGTCACATTCCCTCCCAATTTGCTGAATGCAGTACCTCACTTTAGAGGCACATCATCTGATGATCCATATCTACACATTAGAGAATTCTTTGAGCTCTGCAAGACTCAGCATGTTCAGGGGTTAACTCCAGAAGAAGTTCGGCTTCTACTATTTCCATTTTCGCTCAAGGACAATGCCAAGCTGTGGTTCAATTCTTTAGCCCCGGGATCAATCACTACATGGGAACAGATGGCCACAAAATTTCTGAAAAAGTTTTTCCCAGAACAGAAAACGAAGAAATTGAGAAGAGAAATTCAAACTTGGCaacaaaaagatggtgatttgTTCTATGAAGCCTGGGATGATTTTAAGCAATTGCTTCTCAAGTGCCCGCACCATAATTTATcccaagatgatcaagttcaggCTTTTTATGAAGGATTGGATGCAAACAACACAAACATTGTAGATTCAGCCTGTGGAGGTGTACTTATGGAAAAGAGTAGTGAAGAAGCTTTCGACTTATTCGAGATTCTcagtgaaaattctcaacaattttcatctagaggGAAACAAGGACTGAAACTTCCAAGAGGCGTTTATGAAGTCCACACTAACGCAGAAAAGCAGCCTCAGTTGCTGGCCATGGAGAAAAAGATTGATATGTTGGTGAAAGCATTCTCAACTCAGAACATTGGACCCATCCAACAAACAATCCCGGTTGAGGTATGTGCAATTTGTTCTCAGACTAGTCATACTACAGAAATGTGCCCCATGTCTTCTTTTTCAGAGCAGGAACATGTTAACTATGCGGGGCAAGGTGGTTTCCATCCCAATAATAATCCATTCTCGAATACTTATAATCcgggatggagaaatcacctgaatttcagttggggaggacagAATCAGAATCAGAATCAGAACAAGCAATATAATCAGAATGCGCAACAAGTCCCAACTGAATCTAAGAAACCATCattggaggagcaaatggctctcTTGGCTCttaacacaaacaacttcatgCAGAAGGTGACAAAGCAGAATATCAAATATGACCAACAGTTTAGCAACACACAAGCTTCCATCCAGAAACTTGAAGtccaagttggtcaaattgccaAGCAATTAAGTGAAAGAGAGCCAGGAAGACTTCCAAGTCAAGCTGAAATTAATCCCAAAGACAAAGAACAACTCAATGCCATTACCACCCGCAGTGGTATAACTGTGGGATACATAGAGAAggatgaagaaaaagatgaaaaggagCAAGAAACTGGGAGACAACAAGAACTTAAGGAGGAAAATCAGACCAAGGCAGCCATCCCACTGAAGGTTGAGAAATCTGAACCTCATGTGTCCTTTCCTAGTCGATTGGTAAATGAAAAGAAGACTGAGCAAATGCGAAAGGTCATGGATATTTTTAGAAAAGTTGAGATCAACATTCCCCTGTTAGATGCAATTCAGCAAATTCCCTCGTATGCTAAATTTTTGAAGGATGTTTGCACTAGCAAGAGGAAGTTGGCACCGTACGAGAAGGTGATGTTGTCAGAACAATGCAGTGCTGTGTTGAACAAGAAACTACCtccaaagctaaaggatccagggagtttctcTATCCCCTGTATTGTTGGTCAATTATCTTTTGAAAAAGCTTTTCTAGACTTAGGTGCTAGCATAaatctaatgccatattcagtttttatGCAGCTAGGTCTTGAAAAGGAGTTACAACCGACTTCAATCACTCTTCAATTGGCAGATCGGTCCATAAAATTCCCAAGAGGCATTATAGAGGATGTTCTTGTCCAAGTTGATAAGTTCCTacttgtcgcaaccggg